Within Styela clava chromosome 8, kaStyClav1.hap1.2, whole genome shotgun sequence, the genomic segment AATAGTACTGGATTTACAAAAAACTCAACATAACAAAAATGACTGAAATGCCCCAGTATCATGCCTTAACTATTTCTAGGTATAGCCATGACATAACTCACTATATCGAGGAACTGTGAACATTATCTGTATCGCATTACAAACCACGCGACAGTTACATATTTTCGCATCAATTCTCAAATCACACCGCAATATGCATGAGAGGGCGCAGTTCCCATTATGCTAGAATACTAAAGTTGAACAAGAACGTGAAGGGCTTTCGCAAATCTATAGATTACACTCAGAAGAGATCATTCCAAAATACGATTGTTGAATATCCCCAACACAACCTACATTTTCAGGATGAATACAACTGAAGTCTACAGGCTAAAATTCACATCACTGAAAGCTTCCTACAATAGGCCAAAATATAGGCGGTAGAAAACCTATTTTTTTCCGAGATTTAAACCCCAATAATTTGATTTGGGACGATCATTACACAACCCAGCaataaaaaatgatgattttattttcgagATAACTAACCGAACTAGGGTTTTTCTACATTATACATACTTCTGGTGATAATCGCCAGCCAatacagcggttcccaaccttttttaagCTAagattccaatttttcttactaaaagatttttttattattctgcaCTATAAAACGATTTGAGCTATTTAATATAATACATTTCAATTTAGGCTCGTTTTTGTTTACTATCTGAAAGATGGTGAAGTCTATGTGTATGAAAACCATAGGACTGCACTGAAAACCCCAAACATGCATTTAAATAGAATTTTGCATTGAATACTGGGTGAAATCAGCCCAGTAGTGACATATCAGTGACGATTATGcctttataattaaattatgatTGAGTGTATTACTATCTGAACCCAAACCAATTATTTAAATGttctacaattttttttttacaaaatcaaaTATGATAATTGCTTTAAATTTTGCGATGTTACAAAAAAGACGTATTTTACAAGAAAATCAAcaattttgattcttatttcttgaaagcaattttttcaCATAGTACTAATTAATTGAAATTGTTGCCACTTAACTCCATGAAGTGTCAAGTGTGGTCTTTCCTACAGCATAGCTTTAGATTTAAATGCAGTAGATTTTAGAATACAATATGGACAACTGGAACGAAACTCAAATGCAATTACAATCAGGATGTCAGAAGAAAAACAATTTGCTTGGAAGCTAGTTAGAAAACCTGTATGGTGTATTACATTATCATAATACAATTAGACAAAATACTCAGTATCTACTTATATCATGGTGCAACTCACACAAATATGGCAGTTTCAAAATATTAGGTAATGGCATAACTGAATTCTTgtactaaataatatttcaattcaaaataaaattgggtTATACCGATGTATCCAAACCTGGCAATATCCATCACTAacaactattttttaaattataatatcaTCAAGAAGCAAGAATAAAAAGGAATCACATATGCCAGGcattaatatattacaagtaGTAGTTGGAACTTTACATCACCATTAACGTTACACGATGACAATCAAATCATGACTAAATAGAGCCATTAAACAACTCATGAAGTTGATAATTTCTACCTATATGCATCCCAAGCATATTCCCACCAAAATCTCAATTAATGCAGGAACTAAAATCCACAGAAAtatattcaatgaatatttctgaaaatgTTGGAACACAGTACTTTGCTATAAAGAATTCATATCACtttatcaattaaaatattatgcCATGGAACATCAACACTTGGAATTATGTCAAGATTAAATGAACTCTTTGAGTCTTGACCCACTCCAgatatagaaatatatatacaactaAGCAAGAAGAAGGATACCTGCCCTTCCGTAgacacaaaattgaaattagttTATGAATCAAATTCTAAACCCAGCTTCTCATATCCcttttcatttcattatttacttCCTGGTATTCTTCCCTGTGATGATAATGATGAAGTTAATCCATGGAATTTGATGGTTATCCAACTGGATAGCACAGCAGTAATCTAGTTCAAACAAGTTTGATGTAGCATCTTGCTTCAAGCCTAGCTAAATGAAACAGCTGTTTTCCATGTTCAACAAAATTTCCATCTATTTCCACACTCCATGCAAAACACAAATGTTGTCATAGGTTCATCTGCACTCCTCGTTTGAAGCTGAAAAAAATGAacatgaaacataaaatataatacaaaataaacattacTCAGTTATATCTATCTATTATACGAAGTTCAGTACATATGGCTGTCAATGTTAATGAGTACGATACTTGAAGCAACTCCACATACAACAAAAATCCATTTCTTGATTGACACCCCTCCATCAAGTCAGCAAGATTTGATAACCCATTTTGATAAGTGTCTGGTTACCTGATTATATGTACATGCTCTCCCTTTACACCTTCCGCAAACAAACATATCTGTTTTCGTTCCTTCTTGTACAGCCATTTGATGATCTTTGATGTTTTCTTCTTCAAATTTCTCTCTCAGAGATTTCATTTCTGAACTTGCCATTTCCTGTATCAAAAGGAGTACGGTAAGTAATAACAGAGAAACGAGAAGAAACGACAAGAAAACAGGTTCAAATGAAATCCTGAGCAATTCAGAGCATTCACCTTGAAAATAACAAGCTACTATGACTCATAACAATTTAAATCCAAAAACAAATCAAAAGACGAGTTTTGAGAAGATATACGGTACTATAATGTAAAATGATTATTGATTAGATACCATAGTAAggttgaatttttcaaaatcaatgaTAGAAAATATGTGAAAACAGCAATGCTTTTCCTGTGGAAAGATGTTCACTCATGACCTtggaccccagaaaaattcttcctatactcaACCATTGCAAAAGTTTTGAAGCCGACTTTGGGGGTGTTTCTGCTGCTGGTCGCTTACAATCTGGTTAGCATGCTTATTGAAACCACCATTTATATGGAAAATATTAACCGCATGCAACCTTACAGGTAACGATTGCTAATTTTACcctagtctatcgcagcgttTTCAAGACTAATTTTTGAGTATTGCTAACGAAACTCAAGTTCCTTAAAAAACATAATGACTATCAAGTTATTTGATtataactaatttttggaaacgcAACTAAAAACTGGCGAATAACACGCTAAACCCTGAAAACGGGGCAATGTTTACATTCACTTAAATGTCTGTCTGAGCAGCACCACAAATTGCAATAGTTATGTCATTGTTGACTCATTGCTTATTGGTCTTcgttacaaaaataaacaaggaaatcgatgctctgGAAACATCCATAGGTTATATGGAATGAATTTCAAGAAATTGAAGACAGTTAATGCTTGTGGATGATGCAAGTAGAACTCTACTTACGTCTGGTGTCATTTTTGCAAGCTTTTCAGGTGATATTGCTCCAGATAATACATTTTCTCGAAGCTGTGGATTACGAGTGTCTTTCAAGTTGCTGTATCGACTTCTCACtcgatttttatatttcacgccTGTGTCACAAAATTCCTTAAATATAGCTTCTTCAATCATGGCTGCTAGGAACCGAAAGCGAGATTTTTCAGATTCTGAACCTAGAAGAATGATTAATTAAAGTCAGACACAAGTACACAACATTAATATAGCATGCAACCAAAAAGACATACCAGTAGTAACTGATTGAAAGTAAAAAACATACTCTACCCTATTTCAAACAAGTGAGTTGGTCGGTTTCATAACATTGTGAAACAGCACATAATGAAATATAGGAAAAATATAGGTTGAGAATGTAGAATGAGTTTTGATTATAAACAAGATCACATATTCACATTGAATTGAAAAGCTATCAATTATACACCTAGTTTATTGCTAGCATTTAACTAAACACTATTGATTATAGAAAATGATGATTATGGTGGTCAGTGACAAAGGTGCGGTGACTGGCAAGGATATTAGACAACTgtgtaataaaatatgaaaaaaattacaatggCTTTACATGGTCTGTTATCAATTCTAGTCTAATAATCAACTCAACAGTCCTTGTCAGGAAAGACATGAGTTGGATAGAGGCCTAGTAATTTGGCAAAAATAAACTGACAGGTAGTATTGCACACACTCATtacagcaggggttctcaacctggggttcttTCAGGGGTACTTGAATGGCAGTTGAGTTTTCATGTGTTGCTATTTTTAGCATAGTATGTCCTTTACGATCAGAGGAAAATGCTTGCCGATTGAAACTCTTTTAGCCTGATCTTGTGTTGTTGTGACTCAAAAATGTAAAATCTCAAAAGACAATGTGGTATTTGCTACTTAAATTGAGAAAATTATTTGCAATAACCCGGGACTGACTTCACACTAATGTTTTGTAtcaatgaaatgaatattttcgtttaataatattaaaaacaatgtttcccaacctttctgACAGACTGGTAAATTTAAACTAAATGTACCGGTACTTTCGGAccgacaaaaaattgaaatgagtggaatagaaaataataacatatatttgcgaaATGTAGTGCAATGTCAAGCACTCACTATgcttttagataaaaaaaaaaggcacACTTTTCACACGAATAATGcgccggcaaaaaattgaaattgagtgGATCAAACTTTGTCCAGAGGAAGACCTATTATTGTCGGTCTTGTTCTCTTATCAAAGTGCTTTGTTGGTCAACTAATTTCATATTAATCTTTCTGCAGTTAATCAACGCATTGAACAAAacgaattcacaaaaaaaaactttggtaAGATAACTTGGCACCAGGTTTACAACCCTGCTGCGCATCACCTAGAAAAGATCTCTGCGGTCAATGCTTTTTTTGCAATGCttgtgaccacctgcagggtcgcaactCGCAACAAGCTCATATTTTACTAGATGTCAAGGCAAACGAAGccctggaatattatactgttcgtGGCTGTTTTCTGGTTTAGACAAAGAAATAGTCATAACCctttaatcaggaaaagcatgccGAACAGAAAAAACATGTGTGCCGACCTTTGGGTTTCTTAATTTTGCGAGATTCGGCGAAAACTTTCACGATGAATCGGAACCAAAAAAGCgagaaaagtgtgattactctgCACCAAGACGTCATCGGGCCATTAATACCGCATACCAGTTCGTGTTGATTATTTCATGACTCAGAGGGTACTTATCtggaaaaaggttgagaacccctgcattACAGCATTGACAAATTCTCCTATTACCTAATGTATATTTCTATCAACTACGACATGTAATTGACATGACCAATATCAATTATATTGACATACTTGAAGTAGTTTCTAGGCCACGAATCAACATTTCTCTGCATTTATCTCGAACTGGGTTATTTGTGGATGCTAATGATTGGTGTGCTTCCATTCCATTTGAACTTACTTTTGCTGTTGCCGATTCTTTGACCTATATCAATGTAATATAACTTTTTGGAAAATCATATCGACAACCATAAACAacgaaaaacaatatttattatgACTTAGGTAAATTGCATTAACTTGTATAATGCTCAATCATATAACATTGACACCAAGTTCCAGGACAAAGTCAATCAATATCTTAATAAAAGCATCAAGAGATATAGCATCGGCCATTGACCTCAAATGCAGACTCCAGTCGATTATCGAAATAGTGGGCTAAACAGGTAAAACAAAGCACAAATAGCATCATGGCTCACATGGAAGAAGTTATTATGACAAGCAAATAAGGCCTATTCAAAATTTCCTCAGTTTTATTGTCATTTTTCTCGCTAAGCTGGAATGTTTGTTACCTTGCTACCACTTGATTAATTGAACCGGCttgagttttgttttgtttatcaAAAGATTTAAGAGTTGAATGAAAGTTGATGCTGTAAAGATATGACTATTATTAACAAGCTAGCATTATGCCAGCTTGGCACACAATATCAACAACATTTTCTTGTAGAATAATCATAATAATAGTGTACTAAACTTAAGTATTCACCCCTTG encodes:
- the LOC120346230 gene encoding transcription elongation factor A protein 1-like; this encodes MSYEEEVLRIGRKLDNMVSKNTTEQAVDVLKALKQIPMTLDTLQKTRIGMSVNNVRKQTSSEEVSSAAKQLIKGWKKLVPEPPLKKSESSKSLKNESKKETKRDESSSGQGVKESATAKVSSNGMEAHQSLASTNNPVRDKCREMLIRGLETTSSSESEKSRFRFLAAMIEEAIFKEFCDTGVKYKNRVRSRYSNLKDTRNPQLRENVLSGAISPEKLAKMTPDEMASSEMKSLREKFEEENIKDHQMAVQEGTKTDMFVCGRCKGRACTYNQLQTRSADEPMTTFVFCMECGNRWKFC